In one window of Rhodopseudomonas palustris HaA2 DNA:
- a CDS encoding phenylacetate--CoA ligase family protein, whose translation MSAQPALREQPVYMHDRAIEMMPRPQLAALQFERLRRIVERAYRDVPHYRRTFDEAGVKPADLQTLADIAKFPFTKKNDLRDNYPFGMFAVPRNQLPRIHASSGTTGKPTVVGYTKTDLDNWAALMARSMVGAGVSPDDIVHNAYGYGLFTGGLGAHYGAERLGCTVVPISGGGTERQVTLMTDFGANVLCCTPSYALNIAEVAEQMGVNLRAAPLRIGVFGAEPWSDAMRRDLEARLGIKAIDVYGLSEIMGPGVACECAVAQNGLHGWEDHFLFETIDPETLQVLPMGSVGELVITTLTKEALPMIRYRTRDITSLSTEPCACGRTHLRIMRVTGRDDDMLIIRGVNVYPSQVESVLVGFPGIAPHYQIVLTREKALDAMTVEVEIAPDAPRDEAALVKKAAEVTHHIKSLIGVTCKVVVKSPGDVPRSQGKAVRVKDQRNI comes from the coding sequence ATGAGCGCCCAGCCCGCATTGCGTGAACAGCCCGTCTATATGCACGATCGCGCCATCGAGATGATGCCGCGGCCGCAGCTCGCGGCGCTGCAGTTCGAGCGGCTGCGCCGAATCGTCGAGCGGGCCTATCGCGACGTCCCGCATTATCGCCGGACGTTCGACGAAGCCGGCGTCAAGCCGGCCGATCTGCAGACGCTCGCGGACATCGCGAAGTTTCCGTTCACCAAGAAAAACGATCTGCGCGACAACTATCCGTTCGGCATGTTCGCGGTGCCGCGCAATCAGCTACCGCGGATTCACGCCTCGTCGGGCACCACCGGCAAGCCGACCGTGGTCGGTTATACCAAGACCGATCTCGACAACTGGGCCGCCCTGATGGCGCGGTCGATGGTCGGGGCGGGCGTGTCGCCCGACGACATCGTCCACAACGCCTATGGCTACGGCCTGTTCACTGGTGGGCTCGGCGCGCATTACGGCGCCGAGCGGCTGGGCTGCACCGTGGTGCCGATCTCCGGCGGCGGCACCGAGCGGCAGGTGACGCTGATGACCGATTTCGGCGCCAACGTGCTGTGCTGCACGCCGTCCTACGCGCTCAACATCGCCGAAGTCGCCGAGCAGATGGGCGTGAACCTGCGCGCCGCGCCGCTGCGGATCGGCGTGTTCGGCGCCGAGCCGTGGTCGGATGCGATGCGCCGCGACCTTGAGGCGCGGCTCGGCATCAAGGCGATCGACGTCTACGGCCTGTCGGAGATCATGGGCCCCGGCGTCGCCTGCGAATGCGCCGTGGCGCAGAACGGTCTGCACGGCTGGGAAGATCACTTCCTGTTCGAGACCATCGATCCGGAAACCCTGCAGGTGCTGCCGATGGGGTCGGTCGGCGAATTGGTGATCACCACGCTGACCAAGGAAGCGCTGCCGATGATCCGGTATCGCACCCGCGACATCACCAGCCTGTCGACCGAACCCTGCGCCTGCGGCCGCACCCATCTGCGGATCATGCGCGTCACCGGCCGTGACGACGACATGCTGATCATCCGCGGCGTCAACGTCTATCCGTCGCAGGTGGAGTCGGTGCTGGTCGGCTTCCCCGGCATCGCGCCGCACTACCAGATCGTGCTGACGCGGGAGAAGGCGCTCGACGCCATGACGGTCGAAGTCGAGATCGCCCCCGACGCCCCGCGCGACGAGGCGGCGCTGGTGAAGAAGGCGGCCGAGGTCACCCACCACATCAAGTCGCTGATCGGCGTGACCTGCAAGGTCGTAGTGAAGTCGCCGGGCGACGTCCCGCGCTCGCAGGGCAAGGCGGTGCGGGTGAAGGATCAGCGGAATATTTGA
- a CDS encoding 2-oxoacid:acceptor oxidoreductase subunit alpha, which produces MNAIDRSHAKPAAKLLSGNAACAQGAIDAGCTFFAGYPITPSSEIAERLSTLLPKAGGVFVQMEDEIAAMAAVIGASMGGVKALTATSGPGFSLKQENIGYAAGAEIPCVIVNVMRGGPSTGMPTRPSQADIFQTRYGSHGDYPIIVLAPASAREIYDETIRAFDLAEICRTPVVLLYDQVIAQSSETVSLGGRPPVHATRKWASGSREGYKPYAAGDDLVPPMPRPGDGYRTHTTGLTHSETGFPSQDPETVTRNLGRLYAKLEKHRDLIDSFEAVRCEDADVVIVAIGISARAARRAVDTCRAEGKKVGLFRPITLWPFPEIALREATKHARAVLVPELNIGQLRLEIERLLRDRRVEGLHLISGEPITPAEIAAAATKLASEV; this is translated from the coding sequence ATGAATGCGATCGACCGTTCGCACGCTAAGCCCGCCGCCAAGCTGCTGTCCGGCAACGCCGCCTGCGCGCAGGGCGCGATCGACGCAGGCTGCACCTTCTTCGCCGGCTATCCGATCACGCCGTCATCCGAAATCGCCGAGCGGCTGTCGACGCTGCTGCCGAAGGCCGGCGGCGTGTTTGTGCAGATGGAAGACGAGATCGCCGCGATGGCCGCGGTGATCGGCGCCTCGATGGGCGGCGTCAAGGCGCTGACCGCGACCTCGGGCCCCGGCTTCTCGCTGAAGCAGGAGAACATCGGCTACGCCGCCGGGGCGGAGATTCCCTGCGTCATCGTCAATGTAATGCGCGGCGGTCCCTCGACCGGGATGCCGACGCGGCCGTCGCAGGCCGATATCTTTCAGACCCGCTACGGCAGCCACGGCGATTATCCGATCATCGTGCTGGCGCCGGCCTCGGCGCGCGAGATCTACGACGAGACCATCCGCGCCTTCGACCTCGCCGAGATCTGCCGCACCCCGGTCGTGCTGCTGTACGATCAGGTGATCGCGCAGTCGTCCGAAACCGTATCGCTCGGCGGCCGTCCGCCGGTGCACGCCACGCGCAAATGGGCGAGCGGATCGCGCGAGGGCTACAAGCCCTATGCGGCCGGCGACGACCTGGTGCCGCCGATGCCGCGGCCCGGCGACGGCTATCGCACCCACACCACCGGCCTGACGCACAGCGAGACCGGCTTCCCGAGTCAGGACCCGGAAACGGTCACCCGCAATCTCGGCCGGCTGTATGCCAAGCTTGAGAAGCATCGCGACCTGATCGACAGCTTCGAGGCGGTGCGCTGCGAGGACGCGGACGTCGTGATCGTCGCGATCGGCATCAGCGCCCGTGCGGCGCGCCGCGCGGTCGATACCTGCCGCGCCGAGGGCAAGAAGGTCGGGCTGTTCCGCCCGATCACACTGTGGCCGTTCCCGGAGATCGCGCTGCGCGAAGCGACCAAGCACGCTCGCGCCGTTCTGGTGCCCGAGCTCAACATCGGCCAGCTCCGGCTGGAGATCGAGCGCCTTCTCCGCGATCGCCGCGTCGAGGGCCTGCATTTGATCAGCGGTGAGCCGATTACGCCGGCTGAGATCGCCGCCGCCGCCACCAAGCTCGCTTCGGAGGTCTGA
- a CDS encoding 2-oxoacid:acceptor oxidoreductase family protein: MNEQSKVAALNADSEPVAFNAALAEPFNVLIVGVGGQGVIMVSKVLAALAQAHGFEVKQSEVHGMAKRGGAVFSHVRFGQRVWSPTIPKGEADVLIALEWAEGLRWLPHLKRETGVFICDTKRIVPPFACLNRRLGAPLRYSTETAEQVSAYVSEAYAIDATRMAEELGNDRAANVVLLGALSTVLEFALPEWEKTVTSFVPKKTIAVNSAAFELGRNWIAEAKTAPPADDAAARPAPVHAHYAARLEITDAWCKSCEICVKLCPERCLTLNADRIVEMTAPEKCTGCRLCEWLCPDFAIRVHLDTDAAVMEAAR, from the coding sequence ATGAACGAGCAGAGCAAAGTCGCCGCCCTCAATGCGGACAGCGAGCCGGTCGCGTTCAACGCGGCGCTGGCCGAGCCGTTCAACGTGCTGATCGTCGGCGTCGGCGGGCAGGGCGTGATCATGGTGTCGAAGGTGCTGGCGGCGCTGGCGCAGGCGCACGGCTTCGAGGTCAAGCAGAGCGAAGTGCACGGCATGGCCAAGCGCGGCGGCGCCGTGTTCAGCCACGTCCGCTTCGGCCAGCGGGTGTGGTCGCCGACAATTCCCAAGGGCGAGGCCGACGTGCTGATCGCGCTGGAATGGGCCGAGGGCCTGCGCTGGCTGCCGCATCTGAAGCGCGAGACCGGCGTGTTCATCTGCGACACCAAGCGCATCGTGCCGCCCTTCGCCTGCCTCAACCGCCGGCTCGGCGCGCCGCTGCGTTACTCCACCGAGACCGCCGAGCAGGTCTCCGCCTATGTTTCCGAGGCCTATGCGATCGACGCGACGCGGATGGCGGAAGAACTCGGCAACGACCGCGCCGCCAACGTCGTGCTGCTCGGCGCGCTGTCGACCGTGCTCGAATTCGCGCTGCCCGAGTGGGAGAAGACGGTCACCAGCTTCGTGCCGAAGAAGACCATCGCGGTGAACAGCGCCGCGTTCGAACTCGGCCGCAACTGGATCGCCGAGGCCAAGACCGCGCCTCCGGCGGACGACGCCGCGGCGAGGCCTGCACCGGTGCACGCGCATTATGCGGCGCGGCTCGAGATCACCGACGCCTGGTGCAAGAGCTGCGAAATCTGCGTCAAGCTCTGCCCCGAGCGCTGTCTCACGCTGAACGCCGACCGCATCGTCGAAATGACCGCGCCGGAGAAATGCACCGGCTGCCGGCTGTGCGAATGGCTGTGCCCGGATTTTGCCATCCGCGTCCATCTCGACACCGATGCTGCCGTGATGGAGGCCGCGCGATGA
- a CDS encoding CHAD domain-containing protein — MSARAAAPSGEIALQPGSSTTDAFRAIAGRLVGLIAAQQAAVLNRDPTGVHQMRIALRRTRVTITIFSDLIHGPEAERLKRELKWLTGRLGPARDLHLMDLRLKDAGAVGSAAFRKKVAADRASAFDSASRAVATKHFVKLLGDLQSWIDAGDWAQTAKHVPEPAKKFAKRVLTRRADRLIKKLDALEQLDDEQRHRVRIAAKKLYYATGFFESLFDGPRTGKRLARFHKRLKKLLDALGALNDAAVQRELANRPAKRSQRTPAAGAAAAAELAAANEAITRQQMKAAVKAAAKLADSPLFGD, encoded by the coding sequence GTGAGCGCGCGCGCCGCCGCCCCGTCGGGTGAAATCGCGTTGCAACCCGGCAGCAGCACCACCGACGCCTTCAGGGCGATCGCCGGCCGCCTGGTCGGGTTGATCGCGGCGCAGCAGGCCGCGGTCCTGAACCGCGATCCCACCGGCGTGCATCAGATGCGGATCGCGTTGCGGCGAACCCGCGTCACGATCACGATTTTCTCGGACCTGATTCACGGGCCGGAAGCCGAACGCCTCAAGCGCGAGTTGAAATGGCTCACCGGCCGGCTCGGGCCGGCGCGCGACCTGCATTTGATGGATCTGCGGCTGAAGGACGCCGGCGCCGTCGGCTCGGCCGCGTTTCGCAAGAAGGTCGCGGCCGATCGCGCCAGCGCCTTCGACAGCGCCAGCCGCGCGGTCGCCACCAAGCACTTCGTCAAGCTGCTCGGCGACCTGCAATCCTGGATCGACGCCGGCGACTGGGCGCAAACCGCGAAGCATGTGCCGGAGCCCGCGAAGAAATTCGCCAAACGGGTGCTGACGCGTCGCGCCGATAGACTGATCAAGAAGCTCGACGCGCTCGAGCAACTGGACGACGAACAACGCCACCGGGTCCGGATCGCCGCCAAGAAGCTGTACTACGCGACCGGCTTTTTCGAGAGCCTGTTCGACGGCCCCAGGACCGGCAAACGGCTGGCGCGGTTCCACAAGCGGCTGAAGAAGCTGCTCGATGCGCTGGGCGCCCTCAACGACGCGGCGGTGCAGCGCGAGCTGGCGAACCGCCCCGCGAAACGCTCGCAGCGCACGCCGGCTGCCGGCGCTGCGGCGGCCGCGGAACTGGCCGCGGCGAACGAGGCGATCACCCGGCAGCAGATGAAAGCCGCGGTCAAGGCCGCGGCCAAGCTTGCGGACTCGCCGCTTTTCGGTGATTGA
- a CDS encoding acyl-CoA dehydrogenase family protein — protein sequence MDMTFGDSELAFQQEVRDFIAANLTPDMKRAESLNASVFSEPETGVPWQRALNAKGWGAPGWPVEYGGTGWTPAQRWIFETECAHAGVPSPTPMGVKMVGPVIIGFGSPEQKNYFLPRILSCEDYWCQGYSEPGSGSDLSSLKTRAVRDGDEYVINGTKIWTTHAHNANMMFALVRTSDEPRQQDGISFVLIDMKSPGITIRPILTIGGDHEVNQVFFDDVRIPASNLVGEEGKGWTYGKYLLEFERGSGIASAKLRKALHRTAAFAESEATGRAIEDPDIAIRMSEAEVDIDALEMTELRVLSALQNGQNPGAVSSILKLRTSEIYQAVSRLGVDVIGTDGLYVEPTRPLHRLNAPPAIPEDELAVMPTHLNGRAYTIFGGTSEIQRDIISKLVLGL from the coding sequence ATGGACATGACCTTCGGCGATTCCGAGCTCGCCTTTCAGCAGGAGGTCCGCGATTTCATCGCGGCCAATCTCACGCCCGACATGAAGCGCGCGGAGTCGCTCAACGCCTCGGTGTTCTCCGAGCCGGAGACCGGCGTGCCGTGGCAACGCGCCCTCAACGCGAAGGGCTGGGGCGCCCCCGGCTGGCCGGTCGAATATGGCGGCACCGGCTGGACACCGGCGCAGCGCTGGATTTTCGAGACCGAATGCGCGCATGCGGGCGTGCCGTCGCCGACGCCGATGGGCGTCAAGATGGTCGGCCCCGTCATCATCGGCTTCGGCTCGCCGGAGCAGAAGAACTACTTCCTGCCGCGGATTCTGTCCTGCGAGGATTATTGGTGTCAGGGCTATTCGGAGCCCGGTTCGGGCTCGGACCTGTCGTCGCTGAAGACCCGCGCGGTCCGCGACGGCGACGAGTACGTCATCAACGGCACCAAGATCTGGACCACCCACGCCCACAACGCCAACATGATGTTCGCGCTGGTGCGCACCAGCGACGAGCCGCGGCAGCAGGACGGCATCAGCTTCGTGCTGATCGACATGAAGAGCCCCGGCATTACCATCCGCCCGATCCTGACGATCGGCGGCGATCACGAGGTCAACCAGGTGTTCTTCGACGACGTCCGGATTCCGGCATCGAACCTGGTCGGCGAGGAAGGCAAGGGCTGGACCTACGGCAAGTACCTACTCGAATTCGAACGCGGTTCCGGCATCGCCTCGGCGAAGCTCCGCAAGGCGCTGCACAGGACGGCGGCGTTCGCCGAGTCGGAGGCGACCGGACGGGCGATCGAGGATCCGGACATCGCGATCCGGATGTCGGAGGCCGAGGTCGATATCGACGCGCTGGAAATGACCGAGCTGCGGGTGCTCTCCGCGCTGCAGAACGGCCAGAACCCCGGCGCGGTGTCGTCGATCCTCAAGCTGCGCACCAGCGAGATCTACCAGGCGGTGAGCCGCCTCGGCGTCGACGTGATCGGCACCGACGGCCTCTATGTCGAACCGACCCGCCCGCTGCACCGGCTCAACGCCCCGCCGGCGATTCCCGAGGACGAACTCGCCGTGATGCCGACACACCTCAACGGCCGCGCCTACACCATCTTCGGCGGCACCTCCGAGATCCAGCGCGACATCATCAGCAAGCTGGTGCTGGGGTTGTAG
- a CDS encoding CBS domain-containing protein — translation MTMKARDVMTTGIVTVPPDAPVRAVAETLLKYGISAVPVVDHHGAPLGIISEGDLMPRNETAREARRDWWLQILSNGGEVHPDYLQFMRSDHRTAAQIMVSPVVTVDENVPLAEIADILFENKIKRVPVLREGRIVGIVSRADLLKTLARPRPAAARDPVHDDGTALPIASDKLEALAHRHNGAAAPPHEPAADEFSASAFQALRLEHEKHEEQLRREAKRIADEKHHRQAGQMLASHLTDEAWERMMHNARATAKKGDEEHLLLRFPAELCSDHGRAVNAPDPEWPATLRGMAADIYLRWKAELRPHGFTLAARVVDFPDGIPGDIGLYLSWGKHDDVAH, via the coding sequence ATGACCATGAAAGCGCGGGACGTGATGACTACCGGGATCGTAACCGTGCCGCCGGATGCCCCGGTGCGCGCGGTCGCGGAGACCCTGCTGAAATACGGCATCAGCGCGGTGCCGGTGGTCGACCACCACGGCGCGCCGCTCGGCATCATCAGCGAGGGCGACCTGATGCCGCGCAACGAGACCGCCCGGGAGGCGCGCCGCGACTGGTGGCTGCAGATCCTGTCCAACGGCGGCGAGGTGCATCCGGACTATCTGCAGTTCATGAGGTCCGATCACCGCACGGCGGCGCAGATCATGGTATCGCCCGTCGTCACGGTCGATGAAAATGTGCCGCTCGCCGAGATCGCCGACATTCTGTTCGAGAACAAGATCAAGCGCGTTCCGGTGCTGCGGGAGGGGCGGATCGTCGGCATCGTCAGCCGCGCCGACCTGCTCAAGACCCTCGCCCGCCCCCGCCCCGCCGCCGCGCGCGATCCGGTCCACGACGACGGCACCGCGCTTCCGATCGCCTCCGACAAGCTCGAAGCGCTGGCCCATCGCCACAACGGCGCGGCGGCGCCGCCGCACGAACCCGCCGCCGATGAATTCTCGGCGTCGGCGTTTCAGGCGCTGCGCCTCGAACACGAGAAGCATGAAGAGCAACTGCGCCGCGAGGCGAAACGCATCGCCGACGAAAAGCATCACCGCCAGGCCGGGCAGATGCTGGCGTCGCATCTCACCGACGAGGCGTGGGAGCGCATGATGCACAACGCCCGCGCCACCGCCAAGAAGGGCGACGAGGAACATCTGCTGCTGCGCTTTCCGGCGGAGCTGTGCAGCGATCACGGCCGTGCCGTCAACGCGCCCGACCCGGAATGGCCGGCGACGCTGCGCGGCATGGCCGCCGACATCTATCTGCGCTGGAAGGCGGAGCTGCGGCCGCACGGCTTCACGCTGGCCGCCCGCGTGGTGGATTTCCCCGACGGTATTCCCGGCGATATCGGCCTGTATCTGAGCTGGGGCAAGCACGACGACGTCGCGCACTGA
- the iorA gene encoding indolepyruvate ferredoxin oxidoreductase subunit alpha, producing MHTPWQAAAAQKNSARELRPLTGNEAIARAAWEAGVRVAAAYPGTPSTEILESLATYPAEDLHAQWSTNEKVALDVALGASFAGSRALCAMKHVGLNVAADAFMTSTYIGVNGGLVLVVCDDPGIHSSQNEQDSRIYGQLASVPVLEPSDAQEAYDLTRLAFDLSEEFDTPVIVRSTTRLSHTRSTVTVGARADIASRGFVERPSKNVMIPAHARARHLVVLEREAKLKDYFAASAITRWETGDSSFGIVTAGTCYPYVREVLPNATVLKLGASWPLPEQLLRDFCASVDRVFVVEELEPIIEKEIAALGIKVEGKRFFPRAGEFSPEVVRGGLVQAGILPAPPSLNAWVPEPVVRPPVLCAGCPHTSSFMAVRASGARVAGDIGCYTLAVLDPLRGIDTCVSMGSSIGNAVGMAKAGETKPVVATIGDSTFLHAGIPALIDAVYNQANIAVMLLDNHITAMTGGQEHPGTGKTLRGDPAPQINYEALIRACGVQWVKTVDSYDLAATHQALREAINFRGVAVLISNRPCVLDPIKIKGPPLEVVTSQCTACQSCMNLGCPALTWSDEWFEGRHRVKIDPALCIGCTLCAQVCTIDCIKIATPPVTP from the coding sequence ATGCATACACCTTGGCAGGCCGCGGCGGCGCAGAAGAATTCCGCGAGGGAGCTGCGCCCGCTGACCGGCAACGAGGCGATCGCGCGCGCCGCCTGGGAGGCGGGCGTCCGGGTCGCCGCCGCCTATCCCGGCACGCCGAGCACCGAAATTCTCGAAAGTCTCGCGACCTATCCTGCCGAGGATTTGCACGCCCAGTGGTCGACCAACGAGAAGGTCGCGCTCGACGTCGCGCTCGGCGCGTCGTTCGCGGGCAGCCGCGCGCTGTGCGCGATGAAGCATGTCGGTCTCAACGTCGCCGCCGATGCGTTCATGACGTCGACCTATATCGGCGTCAACGGCGGGCTGGTGCTGGTCGTCTGCGACGATCCCGGCATTCATTCGTCGCAGAACGAGCAGGACAGCCGGATCTATGGTCAGCTCGCCAGCGTTCCGGTCCTGGAGCCGAGCGATGCGCAGGAGGCCTACGACCTCACCAGATTGGCGTTCGACCTCTCCGAGGAATTCGACACGCCGGTGATCGTCCGCAGCACCACCCGGTTGTCGCATACCCGCAGCACGGTCACGGTCGGCGCGCGCGCCGACATCGCCTCGCGCGGCTTCGTCGAGAGGCCGTCGAAGAACGTGATGATCCCGGCCCACGCCCGCGCCCGCCACCTCGTGGTGCTGGAGCGCGAGGCGAAGCTGAAGGACTATTTCGCGGCCTCGGCGATCACCCGATGGGAGACCGGCGACAGCAGCTTCGGTATCGTCACCGCCGGCACCTGCTATCCCTATGTCCGCGAGGTGCTGCCCAACGCCACCGTGCTGAAGCTCGGCGCGTCGTGGCCGCTGCCGGAACAATTGCTGCGCGATTTCTGCGCCTCGGTCGACCGCGTCTTCGTGGTCGAGGAGCTGGAGCCGATCATCGAAAAAGAGATCGCGGCACTCGGTATCAAGGTCGAGGGCAAGCGCTTCTTCCCGCGCGCCGGCGAGTTCTCGCCGGAAGTAGTGCGGGGCGGGCTGGTGCAGGCCGGCATCCTGCCGGCGCCGCCGTCGCTGAATGCCTGGGTGCCGGAGCCGGTGGTGCGGCCGCCGGTGCTGTGCGCCGGCTGTCCGCACACATCGAGCTTCATGGCGGTGCGCGCCTCCGGCGCCCGCGTCGCCGGTGACATCGGCTGCTACACGCTGGCGGTGCTCGATCCCTTGCGCGGCATCGACACCTGCGTGTCGATGGGCTCGTCGATCGGCAACGCCGTCGGCATGGCCAAGGCCGGCGAGACCAAGCCGGTCGTCGCCACCATCGGCGACTCGACCTTCCTGCATGCCGGCATCCCGGCGCTGATCGACGCGGTCTACAACCAGGCCAATATTGCGGTCATGCTGCTCGACAACCACATCACGGCGATGACCGGCGGCCAGGAGCATCCCGGCACGGGCAAGACGCTGCGCGGCGACCCAGCGCCGCAGATCAACTACGAGGCGCTGATCCGCGCCTGCGGCGTGCAGTGGGTGAAGACGGTCGACAGCTACGATCTCGCCGCCACCCATCAGGCGCTGCGCGAGGCCATCAATTTTCGCGGCGTCGCGGTGCTGATTTCGAACCGGCCCTGCGTGCTCGATCCGATCAAGATCAAGGGGCCGCCGCTCGAAGTCGTGACCAGCCAGTGCACCGCCTGCCAGTCCTGCATGAATCTCGGCTGCCCGGCGCTGACCTGGAGCGACGAATGGTTCGAGGGCCGCCACCGGGTCAAGATCGATCCGGCGCTGTGCATCGGCTGCACGCTGTGCGCCCAGGTCTGCACCATCGACTGCATCAAGATCGCAACGCCTCCGGTGACGCCATGA
- a CDS encoding 2-oxoacid:ferredoxin oxidoreductase subunit beta produces the protein MFRDAPHFDVRDYLRQEMMPHFLCPGCGHGMALRALLWALHELKVDRDKLAVVSGIGCAGRLSAYIDANTFHTTHGRPLAYATGLALARPDLQVVVITGDGDCLAIGGNHLIHACRRNLKLTCLMLNNEIYGMTGGQVSPTTSETRLTTTTPHGNAEPNFDACALATAAGAGFVGREMTRHVPKLKELIKDGLQHPGFAFIEVLSDCTEVYGRKNDMGSSSEMVLRQKSEMRPSAYRDSVDEPFRSTDLPTGILARNTRPEYGAALRAAK, from the coding sequence ATGTTCCGCGATGCGCCGCATTTCGACGTCCGCGATTATCTCCGCCAGGAGATGATGCCGCATTTCCTGTGCCCCGGCTGCGGCCACGGCATGGCGTTGCGCGCGCTGCTCTGGGCGCTGCACGAACTCAAGGTCGACCGCGACAAGCTCGCCGTCGTCTCGGGCATCGGCTGCGCCGGGCGGCTGTCGGCCTATATCGACGCCAACACCTTCCACACCACCCACGGCCGGCCGCTGGCCTATGCGACCGGGCTGGCGCTGGCGCGGCCGGACCTGCAAGTCGTGGTGATCACCGGCGACGGCGATTGCCTGGCGATCGGCGGCAACCATCTGATCCACGCCTGCCGGCGCAATCTCAAGCTCACCTGCCTGATGCTCAACAACGAGATCTACGGCATGACCGGCGGCCAGGTGTCGCCGACGACGTCGGAGACAAGGCTGACCACCACGACGCCGCACGGCAACGCCGAGCCGAATTTCGACGCCTGCGCGCTGGCGACCGCCGCCGGCGCCGGCTTCGTCGGCCGCGAAATGACGCGCCACGTGCCGAAGCTGAAGGAACTGATCAAGGACGGGCTGCAGCATCCGGGCTTCGCCTTCATCGAAGTGCTGTCGGATTGCACCGAAGTCTACGGCCGCAAGAACGACATGGGCTCGTCGTCCGAAATGGTGCTGCGGCAGAAGAGCGAGATGCGCCCAAGCGCCTATCGCGACAGCGTCGACGAGCCGTTCCGCTCGACGGACCTGCCGACCGGCATTTTGGCTCGCAACACCCGCCCGGAGTACGGCGCAGCGCTGCGCGCCGCCAAGTAA
- a CDS encoding 2-oxoacid:acceptor oxidoreductase family protein, with translation MPKSRIELRFGGTGGQGLVLSAKLLADALALEGRHVAQSQTYEPTSRGGFCNADLVVASGEVDYPLPIAFDHLVLLDSIAVKPSWPRLKAGALVIADTRLCPDLPDGDVVPHRLPLSRTAIELGSERVTNIVALGALIELTGICKPKSIEQVVRASSPRGFLDLNLDALAAGYALAKAPVAAAAS, from the coding sequence ATGCCGAAATCCCGGATCGAACTGCGCTTCGGCGGCACCGGCGGGCAGGGGCTGGTGCTCAGCGCCAAGCTCTTGGCCGATGCGCTGGCGCTGGAAGGCCGCCATGTCGCGCAGTCGCAGACCTACGAGCCGACCTCGCGCGGCGGCTTCTGCAACGCCGACCTCGTCGTCGCCAGCGGCGAGGTCGATTATCCGCTGCCGATCGCATTCGACCATCTGGTGCTGCTCGACAGCATCGCCGTCAAGCCGTCCTGGCCGCGGCTGAAGGCCGGTGCGCTGGTGATCGCCGACACCCGGCTGTGCCCGGATTTGCCCGACGGCGACGTCGTGCCGCATCGCTTGCCGCTCAGCCGCACCGCGATCGAGCTCGGCAGCGAACGCGTCACCAACATCGTTGCGCTCGGCGCGCTGATCGAACTGACAGGGATCTGCAAGCCCAAATCCATCGAGCAGGTGGTGCGCGCGAGTTCGCCGCGCGGCTTCCTCGATCTCAACCTGGACGCGCTCGCCGCCGGCTACGCGCTGGCCAAAGCGCCCGTCGCCGCGGCTGCGTCGTGA